GTTGGCGTGGTGCTCCATCTGCGTGACGAGCACCTCGTCACCGGCGCCGACGTTCGCGCGTCCCCACGCCTGCGCGACGAGGTTGATGCCCTCGGTCGCGTTGCGCGTGAACACGATCTCGCGCGGCGAGGCCGCGCCGAGGAAGCGGGCGACCGTGGCGCGCGCGCCCTCGAAGGCCTCGGTCGACGCCTGCGAGAGCCGGTACACGCCGCGGTGGATGTTCGCGTAGCTCGTCTCGTAGAAGGCGGTCATCGCGTCGAGCACGGCGCGCGGCTTCTGCGCGCTCGCCGCGCTGTCGAGGAAGACGAGCCGCCGGCCGCGCACGGGCTCGGCGAGGATCGGGAAGTCGGCGCGCACGCGCGCGACGTCGAGCGCGGCGCGCGTCATCGCTCGGCTCCTTCGAGGCCGGCGGCGCCGCCGATCGCCGCGCGCACGCGCTCGCGCACCGCGGCGCCGAGCACGTCGCCCGCGAGCGCCGCGACGTCGTCGACCACCTCGCTCGCGAACGCCTCGACCAGCATGCGGTGCGCGTCGCCGCGGGCGATGCCGCGCGAGCGCAGGAAGAAGAGCGCGTCGCGGTCGAGCTGGCCGATCGTCGATCCGTGGCTGCAGCGCACGTCGTCGGCCCAGATCTCGAGCTGCGGCTTCGTGTCGATCTCGGCGTGCGGCGAGAGCAGCAGGTTCGGGTTTCGCTGCTCGGCCGACGTCTTCTGCGCGTCCGGCCGCACGACGACGCGGCCGCGGAAGACGCCGCGCGAGCGGTCGGCGAGCACGCCCTTGTAGAGCTCGCGACTCGTGCAGTGCGGGACGGCGTGGTCGACGAGCGTGTGGTTGTCGACGTGGCGCGTGCCGCTCCCGAGGAAGAGCCCGTCGAGGTCGACCGCGGCTCCCTCCTCCGCGAGCACGACCTCGACGTCGTTTCGCACGAGCGCGCCGCCGAGCGCGAGCGTGACGACGCGGAGCGAGCCGCCCCGCTCGACGCGAGCGAACAGGCGCGAGACGTGGAGCGCGGCGTCGTCC
This genomic interval from Myxococcota bacterium contains the following:
- the sufD gene encoding Fe-S cluster assembly protein SufD; its protein translation is MTGALRERLGTARPGEPAWLGALRADALARFAEQGLPTSRLEDWKYTGSALRALDLDALALAPCAPRIEGGDGAASALGDVLAGARGDSRGEPDDAGLEGRLGSLADPKRDAFAALNTACFDGGAVVRVPRGAALDAPVRVAFEAAPGMQHPRLWLEAAATSRAVVVVDFASRAGAGGGGSLGARFTNALAELRVGPGARLDVVWLQREDDAALHVSRLFARVERGGSLRVVTLALGGALVRNDVEVVLAEEGAAVDLDGLFLGSGTRHVDNHTLVDHAVPHCTSRELYKGVLADRSRGVFRGRVVVRPDAQKTSAEQRNPNLLLSPHAEIDTKPQLEIWADDVRCSHGSTIGQLDRDALFFLRSRGIARGDAHRMLVEAFASEVVDDVAALAGDVLGAAVRERVRAAIGGAAGLEGAER